A stretch of Halocalculus aciditolerans DNA encodes these proteins:
- a CDS encoding rhomboid family protein — MAIRGERVDEDVAHAPQVPLDGRDAALLLVPLLALTALYCLPDALVRPLALSHLNPEPWSFYTAHFVHFSRGHFLNDAAAYLLLAPTAYLLFTWADDRAFFRRAFLTVLLAFPVALSAVGLALPRRVVTYGFSGLAMALFGLVGVAAFRYLETCPGDIDLGHAPGLFFAATTAIPLLVLPHTPTAMALTAASALPTAYYTRSTVRALPRDARQSIVHRPGAAELPGFAAFLVLASPFAAFPPNPFAGAVTVDIFLHFVGFALGFLVPYTALVTRKCARLSRESG, encoded by the coding sequence ATGGCAATCCGCGGTGAGCGCGTCGACGAGGACGTCGCACACGCGCCACAGGTCCCGCTCGACGGCCGGGACGCCGCGCTCCTCCTCGTCCCCCTTCTCGCGCTCACCGCTCTCTACTGCCTCCCGGACGCGCTCGTCCGCCCGCTCGCCCTCTCCCACCTCAACCCCGAACCGTGGTCGTTCTACACCGCGCACTTCGTCCACTTCTCCCGCGGCCACTTCCTCAACGACGCCGCCGCCTACCTCCTCCTCGCCCCCACCGCCTACCTCCTCTTCACGTGGGCCGACGACCGCGCGTTCTTCCGCCGCGCCTTCCTCACCGTCCTCCTCGCCTTCCCCGTCGCCCTCTCCGCCGTCGGCCTCGCCCTCCCCCGCCGCGTCGTCACCTACGGGTTCTCCGGGCTCGCGATGGCGCTCTTCGGCCTCGTCGGCGTCGCCGCCTTCCGCTACCTCGAAACCTGTCCCGGCGACATCGACCTCGGGCACGCCCCCGGCCTCTTCTTCGCCGCCACCACCGCCATCCCCCTCCTCGTCCTCCCGCACACGCCGACGGCGATGGCGCTCACCGCGGCGAGCGCGCTCCCCACCGCCTACTACACTCGCAGCACCGTCCGCGCCCTCCCCCGGGACGCCCGCCAGTCCATCGTCCACCGCCCCGGCGCGGCCGAACTCCCCGGGTTCGCCGCGTTCCTCGTCCTCGCCTCCCCCTTCGCCGCCTTCCCCCCGAACCCGTTCGCCGGCGCGGTCACTGTCGACATCTTCCTCCACTTCGTCGGATTCGCGCTCGGCTTCCTCGTACCCTACACCGCCCTCGTCACCCGCAAGTGCGCGCGACTCAGTCGCGAATCCGGTTGA